GTCACCCGACAACTTCGAGAGTCGCTCTTTGGTCGCCTTCTGCATGACACTTGGCGACTTGGGCAGGTTGATGCCTTTTTCGCTGGCGAGTTCCTTCAACTTGTCATTGGCCTTACTATGATCGTCGACCATCCGCTGACCGAAGTTTTTTACGGCATCGCTGGACGCTTTCTGGACCGCCAACTGGCCTAATTCCACTTCGGCAAGGCCACCCTGGGCAGCTTCCTTGACGAACTTCTGGTCGGCGGGACTGAGTTTCGCCATGTGTCCCTCGGAAGAGCCGGGGCCCATTGCGTTGTCTTGACCTGAGTTAGTTTGACCCTGCGCCGCGAGCGTCAGCGCGCCCGCGACCGCAACGAATGTTAAAGCTTGATAGAACAATTTAGTCATCGGATTTCCCTCTGTTACAAATTCTTTTCTCTAGGCTATGGGGAGGTTTCGGCCACAACCATCGGGTGTTTTCGGCATTTCCGCGCCCCCTCAGTCTGTACCTAAGATTGACTCCTTCGCCAACCCTGGTTCACCCCATCGCATCCTTAGACCGTACAAACAAGACCGTACGAACACTGCACGAACGGGCCACTCTAGTTCGATTTGTTAGGAAACTGCATGTCCAAAATGTTCAGCGGAACTATTCCCCTTCGCAACTTCGGCCATTCTGACGACAAGATATCAATCCTCGGTTTTGGGGGGCATCACCTCGGGGACGCCCCCGACGAAAAGACGGCCATCGAGATCATCCACCAGGCGGTGGATGGCGGAATCACCTTCTACGACAACTGCTGGGAGTATCGCAGGGGCAAGACCGAATTATGGATGGGCGCCGGTTTGAAGGGCCGCCGCGACAAAGTATTTTTGATGACAAAAACTTGCCCGCATGGCCGGGATGCCAGCCTCGCTTTGGCAATGCTGGAAGAATCGTTGCGGCGATTACAGACCGATCATCTCGACCTCTGGCAGGTGCACGGCATGGCTTTCGATAACGATCCCGAACTCTTCATTCGCAAGAACGGAGCGGCAGAGGCTTTGGAAAAAGCCAAGAAGGATGGCAAGGTTCGATTCGTTGGATTTACCGGCCATCAGAATCCGAAAGTCCATCTGGGGATGTTGCAGACGGGGTTTCCGTTTGATGCTGTACAGATGCCGCTCAATGCCTTCGACGCGAACTTTCGCAGCTTCGAAAAGCAAGTGCTGCCGGAACTGAATAAACGCGGCATCGCAGTGCTGGGAATGAAACCGCTGAACGGGCACGGGGACGCGATCAAACACGGGGTAGTCACGGCAGAAGAAGCCTTACGTTATGCGATGAGCTTGCCGGTGACCACGACGATTACCGGTATCGACAGCCTGGAAGTGCTCCACCAGAACCTTCAGATCGCGCAGAATTTCAAGCAGTTTGCGGAATCCGAAATGAATGCACTGCGGGAGCGCTGCCAACAGGACGCCGCCGATGGCCGATATGAACTGTATAAGCTCTCGCTGAAGTTCGATAATCCTGAATCCCGCCTGGCTCACGGCTTTCCGCTCGACACCCAGCAATCCGAAGTCAAGGACATGTTGGGAGCGCCGCAGAATACAGGCCACCCATTTCCGGAAAAGCAATTTTAGAAGGCCAATTATAGGACCATGGACGAGGAGCATAGACAATGGCCGCGAATTACGAGTTGGACCGCAGAAAATTTATGAGGGGCGTGGCCATGTTGGGTGCGGCGGCGCCGCTCCTGTCGGGAGACGGCGTGGCGCTGGAGGCAGGGCGAGACCGATCACCGGACATTCCACCTGGGACGGTTCCCATGAAGACACTTGGACGCACCGGAGTTCAGGTATCGGCGATGGGGCTGGGCGGCTATCACCTGGGATCGGCCGAGACCGATCAGGCCGCGGCTGAGATCGTGGCGAAGGCGTTGGACTATGGCGTCACATTTTTCGACAATGCGTGGGAATATCACGATGGGCTAAGCGAAGAACGAGTCGGAAAAGCGCTACGGGGAAAGCGCGATCGGGCTTTTGTCATGACAAAAGTCTGTACTCACGGCCGCGATAAGAAACTGGCGATGCGCATGTTAGAAGAGTCGCTTCGCCGCCTGCAAACCGATCATCTCGATCTTTGGCAGATTCACGAAGTGGTTTACGACAATGATCCGGACCTGATTTTCGCCGCGGATGGAGCGGCGGAGGCTCTGCTAGCCGCCAAGCAACAGGGAAAAGTCCGCTTCGTCGGTTTTACCGGACACAAGGATCCGGAGATCCACCTGAAAATGTTGTCGCACGATTTTCCGTTCGATACGGTTCAGATGCCGCTTAATTGTTGCGACGCTACGTTTCGCAGCTTTGAGACCCAGGTGTTAGCTGAAGCGAACCGCCGTGGTATTGCCGCGCTGGGCATGAAGAGCCTGGGAGGAAGCGGCGAACTGGTTCGTCATGGCGCAGTGACTCCGGAGCAAGGATTGCGCTACGCCATGAGTCTCCCGGTAGCTACCACAATCAGCGGCGTCGATAGTATGCAGGTGCTCGATCAAAACCTTCAGGTCGCGGTGAATTTCAAATCGTTGGCAGCGGCCGACATGCAGGCCCTGCGGGAGCAATGCCGTCCACTCGCGGGCGATGGCCGGTTGGAGCTGTTCAAGATGACGACCAAATATGATGGCAAGATAGGGCGGGAGCAGCATCACTTTCCAACAGTGCAGGACCTGCCGCTGTGACGCTAAGGGATTCCCTTATTCTGCATCGGGATCTTCTCTGGCTGGACCAAAAACGAGTGGAGCGCCGAACACTAGGCATCCTTTCGAATTTTCCAGATCAGGACGGAGGCAGTCAGCCAGGCCAAAGTGGCGCCAGGAAGCACCAGCCACGATGTGTGGTCCGGAATGAGGCGCCACACCAGCAGCGCAAACACTAGAAGTCCGATGCTTCCCATCGCGGAACCTGCGGCATCGACACTGGCTGCTTCTCTTCCGCGTTCGGTACCATGAAGCCCGTGCTTTTCTTTCTTGGCCTTTTCAGTTTTCTCGATCAGGGTCGCACCGGCTGGAAATATCGCCGGGAACGCTAAGAACAGCCCGCCGATACTGGCGCCAAATTTCTTAGCGATCATCCCGGTGATCGCGGTGATCAATCCACCGAAAACGAAGCGTATCGCATACTGTCGCCAATTGGTTTGCTTTAAGGACGACGCATCTACCTTGACTCGCATCGCTATTTCAATCCCACATACCAAATCCCTAAAGCAACTCCAACCCAGAGGGGCATGAAGCCTATGGTGACCCAGAGAGCCTTGGGCTTGTAATGCATCATGATCCAACTCACGCTGGAGGCATAGACAAAGAATGCGATTGCTCCGGCCATCATGGAGCGGGCTTCATTTCCGGCATAAGCAGGCCCATCGGTGACCACGGTCAGTCCCAAAGTTGCGAGCGCCACCGAAGGAGCTGCGCCAAACAATCCCGCGAAGCTTTTGGGTTTGAGCAGATCGGCGATGAGTGCGAAGCCGGAAACGACGATGCCGCCAATAAGAAAGCGAATCGCAATTTCGATCACCGGCGCATCCCCGATTTGATCAGTTTGCGGGCATGATCCGGGCCTCTAACGCCAAGCACCCGAAATTGTTTGCCGGAAAGCCTGTGGTAGTTCACGAAGAATTCTTCGAGCTCAACGCAGAACTTCTTGCCCAGGT
Above is a window of Candidatus Sulfotelmatobacter sp. DNA encoding:
- a CDS encoding aldo/keto reductase, whose protein sequence is MSKMFSGTIPLRNFGHSDDKISILGFGGHHLGDAPDEKTAIEIIHQAVDGGITFYDNCWEYRRGKTELWMGAGLKGRRDKVFLMTKTCPHGRDASLALAMLEESLRRLQTDHLDLWQVHGMAFDNDPELFIRKNGAAEALEKAKKDGKVRFVGFTGHQNPKVHLGMLQTGFPFDAVQMPLNAFDANFRSFEKQVLPELNKRGIAVLGMKPLNGHGDAIKHGVVTAEEALRYAMSLPVTTTITGIDSLEVLHQNLQIAQNFKQFAESEMNALRERCQQDAADGRYELYKLSLKFDNPESRLAHGFPLDTQQSEVKDMLGAPQNTGHPFPEKQF
- a CDS encoding DUF3147 family protein, whose product is MRVKVDASSLKQTNWRQYAIRFVFGGLITAITGMIAKKFGASIGGLFLAFPAIFPAGATLIEKTEKAKKEKHGLHGTERGREAASVDAAGSAMGSIGLLVFALLVWRLIPDHTSWLVLPGATLAWLTASVLIWKIRKDA
- a CDS encoding DUF4142 domain-containing protein, encoding MTKLFYQALTFVAVAGALTLAAQGQTNSGQDNAMGPGSSEGHMAKLSPADQKFVKEAAQGGLAEVELGQLAVQKASSDAVKNFGQRMVDDHSKANDKLKELASEKGINLPKSPSVMQKATKERLSKLSGDQFDKAYMSDMLKDHKKDVAAFRTESSTGQDSDVKNFATQTLPTLREHLKAAESIAPKSTQAANSSLKPSPSQP
- a CDS encoding aldo/keto reductase, translated to MAANYELDRRKFMRGVAMLGAAAPLLSGDGVALEAGRDRSPDIPPGTVPMKTLGRTGVQVSAMGLGGYHLGSAETDQAAAEIVAKALDYGVTFFDNAWEYHDGLSEERVGKALRGKRDRAFVMTKVCTHGRDKKLAMRMLEESLRRLQTDHLDLWQIHEVVYDNDPDLIFAADGAAEALLAAKQQGKVRFVGFTGHKDPEIHLKMLSHDFPFDTVQMPLNCCDATFRSFETQVLAEANRRGIAALGMKSLGGSGELVRHGAVTPEQGLRYAMSLPVATTISGVDSMQVLDQNLQVAVNFKSLAAADMQALREQCRPLAGDGRLELFKMTTKYDGKIGREQHHFPTVQDLPL